One genomic window of Bacillus mycoides includes the following:
- a CDS encoding DUF4022 family protein: protein MRGIFSFPYGKMLLSHIMGMNNIMSISTLALLLLAEVLVAIILIGISIEICSYGWKKSNGIKYFCLLLSLLLGTASIIGLLVAPAYFFLQLIEKGL, encoded by the coding sequence ATGAGGGGCATTTTTTCATTTCCATATGGTAAAATGTTACTATCACATATTATGGGGATGAATAACATTATGTCTATTTCAACTTTAGCTCTCTTATTATTAGCAGAAGTACTCGTCGCCATTATTCTCATCGGTATTAGCATTGAAATTTGTAGCTATGGATGGAAAAAATCGAATGGAATTAAGTACTTTTGTCTCTTACTTTCACTCCTTCTCGGAACTGCTAGTATAATAGGACTTCTCGTTGCACCCGCATATTTCTTCTTACAACTTATAGAAAAAGGCTTATAA
- a CDS encoding monovalent cation:proton antiporter family protein, protein MEHHSSVLSLMVVVAITFFVPLLLQRFKLKALPVVVAEIIAGIFVGKSGFNIIEPDMWLQVLSTLGFIFLMFLSGLEIDFSIFKQKGKKNTTNEPNTFQAASIIFLFIFILSYALSLLFVWLGFVDNAMFMTLIISTISLGVVVPTLKENNLGKTAIGQIILLVAVIADLVTMILLAVFVGLNSESGQSMWLLLLLFGAGIVIYFVARRFKNIPYLESLKAGSVQIDTRAIFALILILVGLSESVGAENILGAFLAGVLVSLLSPNEDMVEKLDSIGYGFFIPIFFVMVGVNLEVWSIFKEPSSMLMIPILIVGLFISKLLPSLVLRKWYPRNIVLGSAILLTSTLSLVIAAAQIGEKLGIISPSLSASLILSAVITCIFAPILFNKMFPKVETPKPKVSIIGASRITLPLSLDLKREEYDVTLYMIRQNKINDEEAKSHDFPIVKLDEITIQSLMEQKAFEADRVVVATSDDEQNLLLAEHAKELGVEHVIASVEDPLLQEKATQEHIAVFSTINSTRILLRALIDKPSLVRLITTANETVREVELRSNKYNGLALRRLPFLGDVLVIQIYRGNKALIPHGDTKLQHGDTLLVTGSKEHIDTMKNILE, encoded by the coding sequence GTGGAACATCATTCTTCTGTTCTATCACTGATGGTTGTTGTCGCAATCACGTTTTTCGTTCCCCTTTTGTTACAGCGCTTTAAATTAAAAGCACTTCCTGTCGTTGTTGCAGAAATTATCGCAGGAATCTTTGTAGGTAAAAGTGGATTTAACATCATTGAGCCAGATATGTGGCTTCAAGTCTTATCAACACTAGGGTTTATCTTCCTAATGTTTTTAAGTGGTTTAGAAATTGACTTTTCGATCTTTAAGCAAAAAGGGAAAAAGAATACGACAAACGAACCAAACACATTCCAAGCAGCAAGCATTATCTTCTTATTTATTTTCATTTTATCTTATGCCCTATCATTACTATTCGTATGGCTAGGATTCGTAGACAATGCAATGTTCATGACTTTAATTATTTCAACTATTTCTTTAGGTGTTGTTGTGCCCACATTAAAAGAAAATAACTTAGGAAAAACCGCAATCGGGCAAATCATTTTATTAGTCGCTGTTATTGCAGACTTAGTTACAATGATTTTACTCGCGGTATTCGTCGGATTAAATTCCGAAAGTGGCCAAAGTATGTGGCTTCTACTTCTTCTATTCGGTGCTGGTATTGTAATTTACTTTGTCGCAAGACGTTTTAAAAATATTCCATACCTAGAAAGCCTAAAAGCCGGTAGTGTACAAATTGATACACGAGCTATTTTTGCACTCATCTTAATATTAGTTGGATTATCTGAATCTGTTGGGGCAGAAAATATTTTGGGAGCCTTTTTAGCAGGTGTACTCGTATCTTTATTATCACCAAATGAAGATATGGTTGAAAAACTTGATTCCATCGGATATGGTTTCTTCATCCCTATTTTCTTCGTAATGGTTGGTGTAAATCTAGAAGTATGGTCTATTTTTAAAGAGCCTTCTAGTATGCTAATGATCCCAATTCTAATTGTGGGGCTCTTTATTTCAAAACTGTTGCCATCACTCGTCTTACGAAAATGGTACCCACGCAATATCGTACTCGGAAGTGCTATTTTGTTAACATCAACACTTTCTTTAGTTATTGCGGCTGCACAAATTGGTGAAAAGCTAGGCATCATTAGCCCAAGTTTATCAGCATCTCTTATTTTAAGCGCAGTTATTACTTGTATTTTTGCACCTATATTATTTAACAAGATGTTTCCAAAAGTGGAAACACCAAAACCGAAAGTATCTATTATTGGTGCAAGCAGAATTACCCTTCCGCTATCACTTGATTTAAAACGTGAAGAGTATGACGTAACACTATATATGATACGTCAAAATAAAATAAATGATGAGGAAGCGAAATCTCATGACTTCCCTATTGTAAAATTAGATGAGATTACTATTCAATCTTTAATGGAACAAAAAGCTTTCGAAGCAGACCGTGTTGTTGTTGCGACAAGTGATGATGAACAAAACTTATTATTAGCAGAACACGCAAAAGAATTAGGTGTTGAACACGTCATCGCAAGTGTAGAAGATCCCCTTCTACAAGAAAAGGCGACTCAAGAACATATCGCTGTATTCTCGACTATTAACTCTACACGTATTTTATTACGTGCACTTATTGATAAACCAAGTCTCGTTCGCTTAATTACAACAGCAAATGAAACAGTACGTGAGGTTGAACTACGGAGTAATAAATATAATGGCTTAGCACTTCGTCGCCTTCCGTTTTTAGGTGATGTACTTGTCATTCAAATTTATCGTGGCAATAAAGCATTAATACCACATGGTGATACGAAGTTACAGCATGGCGATACTTTACTTGTAACGGGTTCAAAAGAACATATTGATACAATGAAAAACATATTAGAGTAG